In Rhodothermales bacterium, a single window of DNA contains:
- a CDS encoding TonB-dependent receptor, which yields MPRFLLALALAAACLVPTPADAQQRGQRPGAPTGTISGTVVDAETEAPIPTASVAVWRVPQPGSDRDTTLVTGTITDDRGAFEIEGVPPGQFRVDVSFIGYASAHIRYARITPQERTVDLGVVALVPDIEQLESVQVEAEREQVSIQIDRTVYNTADDPVSAGGNATNVLETIPSVDVDVDGNISLRGSGNVAILVNGKPAPVSSEFVAAYLQSLSASSIERVEVIPNPSARYEPEGMSGIINIVLKENVDRGLGGTVATGVDTRGGYNGTATLSYGKGPWNVTGSYGFRQENGVGGGSSFAENRFDTPITFLDQNETDDEDETSHNLNLNVEYALSKRTSLTTSAQLGMRDETEVELNTFLELDAAEDPMLAYERIVEEIGDRRNADFRLGLRHDFGDGNGSAETPHTLNVSGRYNLSTNEDDETYDQQVVGTFEPTSDIREYQLSQQERDRDEASLEVDYVRPLGGALDGVRLEVGYKGELEMQNQSLFAETRNEETGAFEPDTNLNNTFDFEQQIHAGYLQLAREFGPLGVQLGVRAETAQTTFSLLNTGEAYDNDYASLFPSAFLSYEVSEATVLKASYSRRVNRPRTWFLNPFPSLDDPSNPRVGNPTLQPEYVSAFELGVVQYTPWGSLTLTPYYRYTTDAVERISAICADGPDPASVVGELCGPGVVTVRTVENVATNTSYGVEMINSVNGRGALDGFRGYVSVEGYRFVSDGSSSAGDLSNDAFGWGGRANASYALGDRLGIGGLDLQANVSYRAPIETAQGRRGAFTFINFAARKELLGDRASLTLSLRDPFDLAGFNFTIDRPTLYQEFERNWGAQQIGVTFQYTFGQQDRQRRGRPDGERGDGGGFDDGEI from the coding sequence ATGCCCCGTTTCCTCCTCGCCCTCGCCCTCGCCGCCGCCTGCCTCGTCCCGACGCCGGCCGACGCCCAACAGCGCGGCCAGCGCCCCGGCGCCCCCACCGGAACGATCTCCGGGACCGTCGTCGACGCCGAGACGGAGGCGCCGATCCCGACGGCCTCCGTCGCCGTGTGGCGCGTGCCGCAGCCCGGCTCCGACCGCGACACCACGCTCGTCACCGGCACCATCACCGACGACCGCGGCGCGTTTGAGATCGAAGGCGTCCCGCCCGGTCAGTTCCGCGTCGATGTCAGCTTCATCGGGTACGCGTCGGCGCACATTCGCTATGCGCGGATCACCCCGCAGGAGCGGACCGTCGACCTCGGCGTCGTCGCGCTCGTGCCCGACATCGAGCAGCTCGAGAGCGTGCAGGTCGAGGCCGAGCGCGAGCAGGTCTCGATCCAGATCGACCGGACCGTCTACAACACGGCCGACGACCCAGTGTCGGCCGGCGGGAACGCGACGAACGTGCTCGAAACGATCCCCTCGGTGGACGTCGACGTGGACGGCAACATCAGCCTGCGGGGGAGCGGGAACGTTGCGATCCTCGTCAACGGCAAGCCCGCGCCGGTCTCGTCGGAGTTCGTCGCGGCCTACCTCCAGAGCCTCTCGGCGAGCAGCATCGAGCGCGTCGAAGTCATCCCGAACCCGTCGGCGCGCTACGAGCCCGAGGGGATGAGCGGGATCATCAACATCGTGCTCAAAGAGAACGTCGACCGCGGGCTCGGCGGCACCGTCGCCACGGGTGTGGACACGCGCGGCGGCTACAACGGCACCGCGACGCTGAGCTACGGCAAGGGGCCGTGGAACGTCACCGGCTCCTACGGCTTCCGGCAGGAGAACGGCGTCGGCGGCGGCAGTTCGTTCGCCGAGAACCGCTTCGACACGCCCATCACGTTCCTCGACCAGAACGAGACCGACGACGAGGACGAGACCTCGCACAACCTCAACCTCAACGTCGAGTACGCGCTCTCGAAGCGGACGAGCCTCACCACGTCGGCTCAGCTCGGGATGCGCGACGAGACGGAGGTGGAGCTGAACACCTTCCTCGAACTCGATGCCGCCGAGGACCCGATGCTGGCCTACGAGCGGATCGTCGAGGAGATCGGCGACCGGCGGAACGCGGACTTCCGGCTCGGCCTCCGCCACGACTTCGGCGACGGCAACGGCTCGGCCGAGACGCCGCACACGCTCAACGTCTCGGGCCGCTACAACCTCTCGACGAACGAGGACGACGAGACCTACGACCAGCAGGTCGTCGGCACGTTCGAGCCCACGAGCGACATCCGCGAGTACCAGCTCTCCCAGCAGGAGCGGGACCGCGACGAGGCCTCGCTCGAAGTCGACTACGTCCGCCCGCTCGGTGGCGCGCTCGACGGCGTCCGGCTCGAAGTAGGGTACAAGGGCGAGCTCGAGATGCAGAACCAGTCGCTCTTCGCCGAGACGCGGAACGAGGAGACGGGCGCGTTCGAGCCCGACACGAACCTCAACAACACGTTCGACTTCGAGCAGCAGATCCACGCCGGCTACCTCCAACTCGCCCGCGAGTTCGGGCCCCTCGGCGTCCAGCTCGGCGTCCGCGCGGAGACGGCGCAGACGACGTTCTCGCTCCTCAACACCGGCGAGGCCTACGACAACGACTACGCCAGCCTCTTCCCGAGCGCGTTCCTGAGCTACGAAGTCAGTGAGGCGACGGTGCTGAAGGCGAGCTACAGCCGCCGCGTTAACCGGCCACGGACGTGGTTCCTCAACCCGTTCCCCAGCCTCGACGACCCGAGCAACCCGCGCGTCGGGAATCCGACACTCCAGCCGGAGTACGTCAGCGCGTTCGAACTCGGCGTTGTCCAGTACACGCCGTGGGGCTCGCTCACGCTGACGCCGTACTACCGCTACACGACCGACGCCGTCGAGCGGATCAGCGCGATCTGCGCCGACGGCCCGGACCCGGCGAGCGTCGTCGGCGAGCTGTGCGGCCCCGGCGTCGTCACCGTCCGCACGGTCGAGAACGTGGCGACGAACACGTCCTACGGCGTCGAGATGATTAACTCGGTCAACGGGCGCGGCGCGCTCGACGGGTTCCGCGGCTACGTCAGTGTTGAGGGCTACCGCTTCGTCAGCGATGGCTCGTCCTCGGCGGGCGACCTCTCGAACGACGCCTTCGGGTGGGGCGGCCGGGCGAACGCGAGCTACGCCCTCGGCGACCGCCTCGGCATCGGTGGGCTCGACCTCCAGGCGAACGTGTCGTACCGCGCGCCGATCGAGACGGCGCAGGGCCGGCGCGGCGCGTTCACCTTCATCAACTTCGCCGCGCGGAAGGAGCTCCTCGGCGACCGCGCCAGCCTCACACTCAGCCTCCGCGACCCCTTCGACCTCGCCGGGTTCAACTTCACGATCGACCGGCCGACGCTCTACCAGGAGTTCGAGCGGAACTGGGGCGCGCAGCAGATCGGCGTGACGTTCCAGTACACCTTCGGCCAGCAGGACCGCCAGCGCCGCGGCCGGCCCGACGGCGAGCGCGGCGACGGCGGCGGCTTCGACGACGGCGAGATCTGA
- a CDS encoding toxin-antitoxin (TA) system antitoxin — protein sequence MRKVEVREAKERLDELMDEAADGTEVVIERGDGAVFRLVPVLKHRVAGLHPGAIVMSDDFDEPLPESFWFSETDPLDEGADEDDV from the coding sequence ATGCGTAAAGTCGAAGTGAGGGAAGCGAAGGAGCGGTTGGATGAACTGATGGACGAGGCCGCCGACGGAACCGAGGTCGTTATCGAACGCGGTGACGGAGCGGTCTTCCGGCTCGTACCGGTCTTAAAGCACCGCGTCGCAGGGTTGCACCCCGGAGCCATCGTGATGAGCGACGACTTCGACGAGCCGCTGCCGGAGAGCTTCTGGTTCAGTGAGACCGATCCGCTCGATGAGGGAGCGGACGAGGACGACGTGTGA
- the tig gene encoding trigger factor, protein MDVTINERSPVDFELDIRATNEELEPRLNEALNAQRKKMNLKGFRPGKVPVSIAKKMYGEAIAAQVAEEVIGEAYRDEVAGDESRDVLGQPRLVTLDYEMGSDLHAVVRFGIRPTVELADLSDVQVRKLVRDIADEDIEEEVQRRLRRQATLTPTETAATEDDVVIIDLQRVDKESNTPIVGERQEGQEVELDDERLRSELKDALLGKKAGDTFTVDLPHQHGPDEGHDHDDHVDRFLVTVQDVKQRELPAFDEEFVKEQSAGQVETVDAFRDMIRGEMKQAWERMSGEMMREEIVRELLEKHDFAVPETLIETVLDGMEEEVAKQNEGKLPAGFDRGGFRGANRENAETQVRWMLLKDVVMEQEDLDLTEEDFEAEFERMAENGPFDAATVKQFVAQQPQLLEGIQQRILNDKLFAALTSRFDVVETTQEEMEAARAAEEAAAEGEEA, encoded by the coding sequence ATGGACGTCACGATCAACGAGCGCTCCCCCGTCGACTTCGAGCTCGACATCCGAGCCACGAACGAAGAACTGGAGCCGCGCCTGAACGAGGCGCTCAACGCGCAGCGGAAGAAGATGAACCTCAAGGGCTTCCGCCCGGGCAAGGTCCCCGTCTCGATCGCGAAGAAGATGTACGGCGAGGCGATCGCCGCGCAGGTCGCCGAGGAGGTCATCGGCGAGGCGTACCGCGACGAGGTGGCCGGCGACGAGAGCCGCGACGTCCTCGGGCAGCCCCGCCTCGTCACGCTCGACTACGAGATGGGCAGCGACCTCCACGCCGTCGTCCGCTTCGGCATCCGCCCGACCGTCGAGCTCGCCGACCTCTCCGACGTGCAGGTCCGCAAGCTCGTCCGCGACATCGCCGACGAGGACATCGAAGAGGAAGTGCAGCGCCGCCTCCGCCGTCAAGCGACGCTCACCCCGACCGAAACCGCCGCGACCGAGGACGACGTCGTGATTATCGACCTCCAGCGCGTCGACAAAGAGAGCAACACGCCGATCGTCGGCGAGCGGCAGGAAGGGCAGGAGGTCGAGCTCGACGACGAGCGCCTCCGCTCCGAGCTCAAGGATGCGCTCCTCGGCAAAAAGGCCGGCGACACGTTCACCGTCGACCTCCCGCACCAGCACGGTCCGGACGAAGGGCACGACCACGACGACCACGTGGACCGCTTCCTCGTGACGGTGCAGGACGTGAAGCAGCGCGAGCTGCCGGCGTTCGACGAGGAGTTCGTCAAGGAGCAGAGCGCGGGGCAGGTCGAGACCGTCGACGCCTTCCGCGACATGATTCGTGGCGAGATGAAGCAGGCGTGGGAGCGGATGTCCGGCGAGATGATGCGCGAGGAGATCGTCCGCGAGCTCCTCGAGAAGCACGACTTCGCCGTGCCCGAGACCCTCATCGAGACTGTACTCGACGGGATGGAGGAAGAGGTCGCCAAGCAGAACGAGGGCAAGCTGCCGGCCGGGTTCGACCGCGGCGGCTTCCGCGGCGCCAACCGCGAGAACGCCGAGACGCAGGTCCGCTGGATGCTGCTCAAGGACGTCGTGATGGAGCAGGAAGACCTTGACCTGACGGAGGAGGACTTCGAGGCCGAGTTCGAGCGGATGGCCGAGAACGGCCCGTTCGACGCGGCGACGGTGAAGCAGTTCGTCGCCCAGCAGCCGCAGCTCCTCGAAGGCATCCAGCAGCGCATCCTCAACGACAAGCTGTTCGCCGCGCTCACGTCGCGCTTCGACGTGGTCGAGACGACGCAGGAGGAGATGGAGGCCGCGCGCGCCGCCGAAGAGGCCGCCGCCGAGGGAGAGGAGGCGTAG
- a CDS encoding LytTR family DNA-binding domain-containing protein: protein MPESPPLRVLVVDDEPLARQRLLDLLDREDGVEVVGTTGRGRDAVEVIRAEQTAGHPIDLVFLDVQMPGLSGLDVVREVGPEQMPVTVFVTAFDQHALAAFELAALDYLLKPFEDERFRAALARARDTVRLRQVDALQGRLRALLDPATAAPPAPDPPPGYLERIAVEMRGQIRVVPVEHVDFIAADGPYAEVHAGDETFVIRSPMQTLEDRLDPAAFFRIHRSTIVRLDRIEALLVAGGGDYAVKLRGGARLRVSRARRDDLAARLGLDAPGR, encoded by the coding sequence ATGCCTGAGTCGCCTCCCCTCCGCGTCCTCGTCGTGGACGACGAGCCGCTCGCCCGCCAGCGCCTCCTCGACCTCCTCGACCGAGAGGACGGCGTCGAGGTCGTCGGCACGACGGGGCGCGGGCGCGACGCCGTCGAGGTGATCCGCGCCGAGCAGACCGCGGGCCACCCCATCGACCTCGTCTTCCTCGACGTGCAGATGCCGGGGCTGAGTGGGCTCGACGTGGTGCGCGAGGTCGGCCCCGAGCAGATGCCGGTGACGGTCTTCGTGACGGCGTTCGACCAGCACGCGCTCGCGGCGTTCGAGCTCGCCGCGCTCGACTACCTCCTCAAGCCGTTCGAGGACGAGCGCTTCCGCGCCGCGCTCGCGCGGGCACGCGACACCGTCCGGCTGCGGCAGGTCGACGCGCTGCAGGGCCGGCTCCGCGCCCTCCTCGACCCGGCGACGGCCGCGCCGCCCGCGCCCGACCCACCGCCCGGCTATCTCGAACGGATCGCCGTCGAGATGCGCGGGCAGATCCGCGTCGTCCCCGTCGAGCACGTCGACTTCATCGCCGCCGATGGGCCCTACGCCGAGGTCCACGCCGGTGACGAGACGTTCGTGATCCGCTCGCCGATGCAAACGCTGGAGGACCGACTCGACCCGGCCGCGTTCTTCCGCATCCACCGCTCGACGATCGTCCGGCTCGACCGGATCGAGGCGCTCCTCGTCGCCGGCGGCGGCGACTACGCGGTGAAGCTCCGCGGCGGCGCGCGGCTCCGCGTCAGCCGCGCCCGCCGCGACGACCTCGCCGCCCGCCTCGGCCTCGACGCACCCGGCCGCTGA
- a CDS encoding phosphatase PAP2 family protein, translating into MPFSPFLDDARAFVADAPRYLRDLVAFLRARAGDVPGYLVGALVALIVIGLALWAFVAIVDGFLNEETLFRIDGLVKDSVERIATPEAALAMARVTNLSAPILVVVVTLGLAAYFAIRRLWDYLFMLALALGLGELMLYALKVLFDRARPTAGTTHDAYGASFPSGHAFTALVLYGLLAYLVWQITERGWARALAVAFAVGATLAVGFSRLYLGVHWLTDVLGGYAAGVAWLVFSIALVRFLEARREHRAAVAPPLHPETPVQPETPVRSDP; encoded by the coding sequence ATGCCCTTCTCCCCTTTCCTCGACGACGCCCGCGCCTTCGTCGCCGATGCGCCCCGCTATCTCCGCGACCTCGTCGCCTTCCTCCGCGCTCGCGCGGGCGACGTGCCGGGCTACCTCGTCGGTGCGCTCGTCGCGCTCATCGTAATCGGCCTCGCGCTGTGGGCCTTCGTCGCGATCGTCGACGGGTTCCTCAACGAAGAGACCCTCTTCCGCATCGACGGACTCGTGAAGGACTCCGTGGAGCGCATCGCCACGCCCGAAGCCGCGCTCGCGATGGCGCGCGTGACGAACCTCTCCGCGCCGATCCTCGTCGTCGTGGTCACGCTCGGGCTGGCGGCATACTTCGCGATCCGTCGGCTGTGGGACTACCTCTTCATGCTCGCGCTCGCGCTCGGACTGGGCGAGCTCATGCTCTACGCGCTCAAAGTCCTCTTCGACCGCGCCCGCCCGACGGCCGGGACCACGCACGACGCCTACGGCGCGAGCTTCCCGAGCGGGCACGCGTTCACGGCGCTCGTGCTCTACGGGCTGCTGGCCTACCTCGTCTGGCAGATCACCGAGCGCGGGTGGGCGCGCGCCCTCGCCGTCGCGTTCGCCGTCGGGGCGACGCTCGCCGTCGGGTTCAGCCGGCTCTACCTCGGCGTGCACTGGCTGACGGACGTGCTCGGCGGCTACGCGGCGGGCGTGGCGTGGCTCGTGTTCTCGATCGCCCTCGTCCGCTTCCTCGAAGCCCGCCGCGAGCACCGCGCCGCCGTCGCCCCGCCGCTCCACCCCGAGACGCCCGTACAACCGGAGACGCCCGTGCGGAGCGACCCGTAA
- a CDS encoding HEAT repeat domain-containing protein: MNPAIRLGLRYGVLRMRVHHVDAFRDRGDVSMLIHAVSAERFRVRLAAVDALGRLSGDEAIRTLKTAMRDSVKEVALKAIEIVRRIDAESATDIAEAEAYWEARSQRKHREPLPVDGKLIDGDKLERYQQFKQKVLAQAGKGQFYG, translated from the coding sequence ATGAATCCAGCGATCAGACTCGGGCTGCGGTACGGTGTCCTCCGAATGCGGGTGCACCACGTCGATGCGTTTCGTGACCGTGGGGACGTATCGATGCTGATTCACGCAGTGAGCGCTGAGCGTTTCCGCGTCCGACTCGCAGCCGTTGACGCGCTCGGGAGACTCAGTGGCGACGAAGCAATTCGGACTCTCAAAACGGCGATGCGCGATTCGGTGAAAGAAGTGGCGCTCAAAGCCATCGAAATAGTACGTAGGATCGACGCTGAGAGCGCGACAGACATCGCAGAGGCCGAAGCATATTGGGAAGCACGTTCTCAGCGTAAGCATCGGGAGCCCCTACCCGTAGATGGTAAGCTCATCGACGGCGATAAGCTGGAGCGCTATCAGCAGTTCAAACAGAAGGTGCTGGCTCAAGCGGGGAAGGGACAGTTCTACGGATAG
- a CDS encoding aldo/keto reductase, whose protein sequence is MDTRRIGSLSVSTVGLGCNNFGWHIDEAASREVIHAALDAGITHFDTAAAYGDGESERILGRALGDRRDEVVIATKFGNRVSTAPDAVKQQCEDSLRRLGTDRIDLYYLHKPNDETPIADTLGALDDLVQAGKVREIACSNLSPEQLREADEAAAGGARFVALQNEYSLLHRAPEEGTLDACEALGLAFVPYFPLKSGLLTGKYRKGDAVPAGSRLGGKEGSYFESMGDTLLTESNLGRVEALIDFAAARDHTILDLAFSWLLAQPTVASVIAGATKPSQVRANVAAAGWRLSEDDLATVDALTAQPV, encoded by the coding sequence ATGGACACGCGACGCATCGGCTCCCTCTCCGTCTCCACCGTCGGCCTCGGCTGCAACAACTTCGGCTGGCACATCGACGAGGCGGCGTCGCGCGAGGTCATCCACGCCGCGCTCGACGCCGGCATCACGCACTTCGACACGGCGGCGGCCTACGGCGACGGCGAGAGCGAGCGGATCCTCGGCCGCGCCCTCGGCGACCGCCGCGATGAGGTTGTGATCGCGACGAAGTTCGGCAACCGCGTGAGCACGGCGCCGGACGCGGTGAAGCAGCAGTGCGAGGACAGCCTCCGCCGCCTCGGCACGGACCGCATCGACCTCTACTACCTCCACAAGCCCAACGACGAGACGCCGATCGCGGACACGCTCGGCGCGCTCGATGACCTCGTGCAGGCCGGGAAGGTCCGTGAGATCGCGTGCTCGAACCTCTCGCCCGAGCAACTCCGCGAGGCAGACGAAGCCGCTGCCGGCGGGGCGCGGTTCGTCGCGCTGCAGAACGAGTACAGCCTGCTCCACCGCGCGCCGGAAGAGGGCACGCTCGACGCGTGCGAAGCGCTCGGCCTCGCGTTCGTGCCGTACTTCCCGCTCAAGAGCGGGCTCCTCACGGGGAAGTACCGGAAGGGCGATGCCGTGCCGGCGGGCAGCCGCCTCGGCGGGAAGGAGGGGAGCTACTTCGAGTCGATGGGCGACACGCTGCTCACCGAGTCCAACCTCGGCCGCGTCGAAGCGCTCATCGACTTCGCCGCCGCGCGGGATCACACGATCCTCGACCTCGCCTTCTCGTGGCTGCTCGCGCAGCCGACCGTCGCCTCCGTGATCGCCGGGGCGACGAAGCCGTCGCAGGTCCGCGCGAACGTCGCGGCGGCCGGATGGCGGTTGAGCGAGGACGACCTCGCAACGGTGGACGCACTCACCGCGCAGCCCGTCTGA
- a CDS encoding sensor histidine kinase, translating to MPAAPSPLSPPRPWPRSAEWAAILGFWVLLGTLTLVRRALDPRGPAGLSAPDLLLTISEYVFWAALTPVVFAFVRRYPLEQADWARRLVVHLLLAFAVAAAVEVALLLIVRPMILAEFPRLGRMDRFARRIDPGRALARLQFLDELVIYLAILATGFARDYFLRFRERQAEAARLLTETTRLQAQLAEARLSALRMQLNPHFLFNTLHAVSALVERDPGGVRRIVARLSTLLRRALDDATPQEVPLRDELDFLRGYFDIQRVRFQDRLEIDEAVPPPLLDALVPNLILQPLAENAVEHGVSRLEHGTGQVEIAARRDGAMLVVTIRDNGPGLGDDHDGERSERGGVGLRNVRARLGALYGDAAHLTLTTADGGGSVATVTLPYHTASDLRTSARPDA from the coding sequence ATGCCCGCTGCCCCTTCCCCGCTCTCCCCGCCTCGCCCGTGGCCCCGCTCCGCCGAGTGGGCCGCGATACTCGGGTTCTGGGTGCTGCTCGGCACGCTCACCCTCGTCCGTCGCGCGCTCGACCCGCGCGGGCCGGCCGGGCTCTCCGCACCGGACCTGCTGCTGACGATCTCGGAGTACGTGTTCTGGGCCGCGCTCACGCCCGTCGTTTTCGCCTTCGTTCGGCGCTACCCGCTCGAACAGGCGGACTGGGCGCGGCGGCTCGTCGTCCACCTCCTGCTCGCCTTCGCCGTGGCGGCGGCGGTCGAGGTCGCGCTCCTCCTCATCGTCCGGCCGATGATCCTGGCGGAGTTCCCCCGGCTGGGCCGGATGGACCGGTTCGCCCGACGGATCGACCCCGGCCGCGCCCTCGCCCGGCTCCAGTTCCTCGACGAGCTCGTGATCTACCTCGCGATCCTCGCTACGGGCTTCGCGCGCGACTACTTCCTCCGCTTCCGCGAGCGGCAGGCCGAGGCCGCCCGCCTCCTCACCGAGACGACACGGCTCCAGGCCCAGCTCGCCGAAGCCCGGCTCTCGGCGCTGCGGATGCAGCTCAACCCGCACTTCCTCTTCAACACGCTCCACGCCGTCAGCGCCCTCGTCGAGCGCGACCCCGGCGGCGTCCGCCGCATCGTCGCCCGGCTGAGCACGCTCCTCCGCCGCGCCCTCGACGACGCGACCCCGCAGGAGGTCCCCCTCCGCGACGAGCTCGACTTCCTCCGCGGCTACTTCGACATCCAGCGCGTCCGCTTCCAGGACCGGCTGGAGATCGACGAGGCCGTGCCGCCGCCGCTCCTCGACGCGCTCGTCCCGAACCTCATCCTCCAGCCCCTCGCCGAGAACGCCGTCGAGCACGGCGTGAGCCGCCTCGAACACGGGACGGGGCAGGTCGAGATCGCGGCGCGGCGCGACGGGGCGATGCTCGTCGTCACGATCCGCGACAACGGCCCCGGCCTCGGCGACGATCACGATGGCGAGCGTAGCGAACGCGGCGGTGTCGGGCTGCGCAACGTCCGCGCCCGCCTCGGCGCGCTCTACGGCGACGCCGCCCATCTCACCCTCACGACCGCCGACGGCGGCGGCTCCGTCGCGACCGTCACGCTTCCCTACCACACCGCGTCCGACCTCCGCACGAGCGCCCGCCCCGATGCCTGA
- the clpP gene encoding ATP-dependent Clp endopeptidase proteolytic subunit ClpP → MPEGIYSGGFDAAPIHALVPMVVEQTTRGERAYDIFSRLLKDRIVVLGTAINDQIANLAVAQMLFLASDDPDKDINCYINSPGGQVYSGMAIYDTMQYIKPKVSTICVGLAASMGSFLLAGGAEGKRASLPNSRIMIHQPLGGAQGQATDIEIQAKEILWIRHRLFELLAKHTGKDIEQIERDAERDYFMSPQEAKAYGIIDNVLEAGHGEPKKPADQQDAEK, encoded by the coding sequence ATGCCGGAGGGGATTTACAGCGGCGGGTTCGACGCCGCGCCCATCCACGCCCTCGTCCCGATGGTCGTCGAGCAGACCACGCGCGGCGAGCGGGCGTACGACATCTTCAGCCGCCTCCTCAAGGACCGCATCGTCGTGCTCGGGACCGCGATCAACGACCAGATCGCGAACCTCGCCGTCGCGCAGATGCTGTTCCTCGCGTCGGACGACCCGGACAAGGATATCAACTGCTACATCAACTCGCCCGGCGGCCAGGTCTACAGCGGCATGGCGATCTACGACACGATGCAGTACATCAAGCCGAAGGTGTCGACGATCTGCGTCGGCCTCGCGGCGTCGATGGGCTCGTTCCTCCTCGCGGGCGGGGCCGAGGGCAAGCGCGCCTCGCTCCCGAACTCGCGCATCATGATCCACCAGCCGCTCGGCGGCGCGCAGGGGCAGGCGACGGACATCGAGATCCAGGCGAAGGAGATCCTCTGGATCCGCCACCGCCTCTTCGAACTCCTCGCCAAGCACACCGGCAAGGACATCGAGCAGATCGAGCGGGACGCCGAGCGGGACTACTTCATGTCGCCGCAGGAGGCGAAGGCGTACGGCATCATCGACAACGTGCTCGAAGCGGGCCACGGTGAGCCGAAAAAGCCGGCCGACCAGCAGGACGCGGAGAAGTAG
- a CDS encoding type II toxin-antitoxin system VapC family toxin, with the protein MRLLLDTHSFIWWDSAPDRLSERARLALRDPANVVLLSVVVPWEMQIKHAIGKLELRAPLTRLVEDQEANGVQILPVTLRHVLALGALPLHHRDPFDRLLAAQAQVEGAVLVTRDSALTAYPVQTLW; encoded by the coding sequence GTGAGACTGCTCCTCGATACGCACAGCTTCATCTGGTGGGATAGCGCCCCCGACCGCCTGTCGGAAAGGGCACGTTTGGCGTTACGCGATCCGGCCAACGTCGTGTTGCTGAGCGTAGTCGTGCCGTGGGAGATGCAGATAAAGCACGCGATTGGAAAGCTGGAACTCCGGGCTCCACTGACGAGGCTCGTCGAAGACCAGGAGGCGAATGGAGTACAGATTCTGCCTGTAACCCTGCGGCATGTGTTGGCGCTCGGAGCCCTGCCGCTCCACCACCGCGATCCGTTCGACCGTCTCCTCGCCGCACAGGCCCAAGTAGAGGGGGCGGTACTCGTCACGCGCGACTCGGCGCTGACAGCCTACCCGGTGCAGACCCTGTGGTAG